Proteins encoded by one window of Streptomyces uncialis:
- a CDS encoding ABC transporter permease — protein MRALPKMVKIETKLLLRDSATVMFGVLFPTGLLLGLGAVPALREPSPETGGLRSIDIWAPTALVFGMVMIAVQHIPAVIATYRERGILRRLSTTPAHPRSVLLAQMIVAFASVVVSAALMIFFAWAVLDIAPPERPLEFAVAFVVGYATLLGIGMISAAVARTSSAANQIGTLLFVALMFFGGAFLPRVLMPDVLREIGEFIPPGLQALTAAWSAEAGEVTATAGGQPFWLQIAVMAGIAVTASAIAAKFFRWE, from the coding sequence ATGCGTGCCCTTCCGAAGATGGTCAAGATCGAGACGAAACTTCTCCTCCGGGACTCCGCCACCGTCATGTTCGGTGTGCTGTTCCCGACGGGACTCCTGCTCGGGCTGGGTGCCGTCCCGGCGCTCAGGGAGCCGTCGCCGGAAACCGGCGGGCTCCGGTCCATCGACATCTGGGCGCCGACCGCGCTGGTGTTCGGGATGGTGATGATCGCCGTGCAGCACATTCCGGCGGTGATCGCGACGTATCGGGAGCGCGGCATCCTGCGCAGGCTGTCGACCACTCCCGCGCATCCGCGGAGTGTCCTGCTCGCGCAGATGATCGTCGCGTTCGCCTCCGTGGTCGTCTCCGCGGCACTCATGATCTTCTTCGCGTGGGCGGTGCTGGACATCGCGCCGCCCGAGCGGCCCCTGGAGTTCGCCGTCGCCTTCGTCGTCGGCTATGCGACACTTCTCGGGATCGGCATGATCTCCGCTGCCGTGGCCCGCACGAGCAGTGCCGCGAACCAGATCGGTACCCTCCTGTTCGTCGCGCTGATGTTCTTCGGCGGAGCCTTTCTGCCCCGTGTCCTCATGCCCGACGTGCTGCGCGAGATCGGCGAATTCATACCGCCCGGCCTCCAGGCCCTCACCGCGGCGTGGTCCGCCGAGGCGGGCGAGGTCACCGCCACCGCCGGTGGGCAGCCCTTCTGGTTGCAGATCGCCGTCATGGCGGGTATCGCGGTGACCGCGAGCGCGATCGCCGCCAAGTTCTTCCGCTGGGAGTAG
- a CDS encoding prenyltransferase/squalene oxidase repeat-containing protein produces MSRPRTSRRARFAVTVPAALATFGAVAALTAPPASATSTPAQIATSKTNGVTYLKSLQAADGSYAGSGLSNEWAFSAFAAAGTAAVDVTPGGDATKNARKVYRDLLATSGWPSATPVVTDYERGTLNAYAAGIDPARISASRNLIADIYGYWQTAEAGYFGPSANYNGTVFAGLSLAGARTQSGAQRVPQALLDRIVTRVRANQHNDGGWNYSKAEGNPAQLGAASDIDMTGASMAALCSAGVPATDPDIVQAKAFLKSKLVSTSGAFNAMYGVNTNSNGWAVSGLNACGINPQTGDFLTPAGRTPIDFLIAQQFNPGGGFKYQPANTTPSAYASIDALRAVAGGGFTAAPPVPVTAGAPQWVAQSAFTPGTATELALSVDDGAGGLSVCSVAFTPTGTTTTLGEVLTAATGAATPAGCVTSVTPASGATGTITAVNGKANSGTSTWKVSVDGSAPAAATRDRVVQVGDTIALRWGV; encoded by the coding sequence ATGTCCAGACCCCGTACCTCCCGCCGTGCCCGTTTCGCCGTCACGGTGCCCGCCGCTCTCGCCACCTTCGGCGCGGTCGCCGCGCTCACCGCGCCGCCCGCCTCGGCGACCTCGACCCCCGCGCAGATCGCCACCTCGAAGACCAACGGCGTCACCTACCTCAAGTCCCTTCAGGCCGCGGACGGTTCGTACGCCGGTTCCGGGCTGTCCAACGAGTGGGCGTTCAGCGCGTTCGCCGCGGCGGGGACCGCCGCGGTCGATGTGACGCCCGGCGGCGATGCCACCAAGAACGCCCGCAAGGTGTACCGCGATCTGCTCGCCACCTCCGGCTGGCCGTCCGCGACCCCCGTGGTCACCGACTACGAACGCGGCACGCTCAACGCGTACGCCGCGGGCATCGACCCCGCCCGGATATCCGCGTCCCGCAACCTCATCGCCGACATCTACGGCTACTGGCAGACCGCCGAGGCCGGGTACTTCGGTCCGTCCGCCAACTACAACGGCACCGTCTTCGCGGGGCTCTCCCTCGCGGGCGCGCGCACCCAGTCCGGCGCGCAGCGCGTGCCGCAGGCGCTGCTGGACCGGATCGTCACCCGGGTCCGCGCCAACCAGCACAACGACGGCGGCTGGAACTACAGCAAGGCCGAGGGCAACCCCGCGCAGCTCGGCGCGGCGTCCGACATCGATATGACGGGAGCCTCCATGGCGGCACTCTGCTCGGCGGGGGTGCCCGCGACCGACCCGGACATCGTCCAGGCCAAGGCGTTCCTGAAGAGCAAACTGGTCAGCACGTCGGGCGCGTTCAACGCGATGTACGGCGTCAACACCAACTCCAACGGCTGGGCCGTCTCCGGGCTGAACGCCTGCGGGATCAACCCGCAGACCGGTGACTTCCTCACCCCGGCCGGCCGCACCCCGATCGACTTCCTGATCGCCCAGCAGTTCAACCCCGGCGGCGGCTTCAAGTACCAGCCCGCCAACACCACTCCGTCGGCGTACGCGTCGATCGACGCGCTCCGCGCCGTCGCAGGCGGCGGTTTCACCGCCGCGCCTCCGGTGCCGGTGACCGCGGGTGCTCCGCAGTGGGTCGCGCAGAGCGCGTTCACCCCGGGGACGGCCACCGAACTCGCCCTGTCCGTCGATGACGGCGCGGGCGGTCTGTCGGTGTGCTCGGTGGCGTTCACCCCGACCGGCACCACGACCACCCTCGGCGAGGTGCTGACCGCCGCCACGGGCGCGGCGACCCCGGCGGGCTGTGTCACGTCCGTCACCCCGGCGAGCGGGGCGACGGGCACCATCACGGCCGTCAACGGCAAGGCCAACAGCGGCACTTCGACATGGAAGGTGAGCGTCGACGGTTCAGCGCCCGCCGCCGCGACCCGTGACCGGGTCGTCCAGGTCGGCGACACGATCGCGCTGCGCTGGGGCGTCTGA
- a CDS encoding ferric reductase-like transmembrane domain-containing protein, whose product MQPPTDPAVPGQEPTPGPGTRTGPPPTVPSPAQPSSAPGAVSAPGGPGGPGTAPRRTGPPRITLRSDLRASLYDGLVALAITAVVFVVIYLRIRAKTSSTLTVMPFMADAGAFWLYFVSQAFGWSALLWAWGTVVLGLLMSGPRPRWLPLTGPRLERLHRTTSLNTIALIAAHALFFAAELIRHDTDSWYGRTWTAFVETFVPGGYDSGTGAVAIPVGQAALYLAIPLGLLFYVRHRVGPKTWRVLHRCILVIYVLSVWHTLLYGTNVWYDGWFRTTVWLLQLPIAALFLIRMLSPARRSERLAAARAAGSRTVWTLRLTVRIAAVAVLGVLLAVLITGRDGGRAEPPADTTSSHTDHD is encoded by the coding sequence ATGCAGCCCCCCACCGACCCCGCCGTGCCAGGCCAGGAACCCACCCCAGGCCCCGGCACCCGGACAGGACCGCCCCCCACGGTCCCGTCGCCCGCCCAGCCCTCCTCCGCCCCGGGCGCCGTGTCCGCCCCGGGCGGACCCGGCGGTCCGGGAACCGCCCCGCGCCGTACCGGGCCGCCCCGGATCACCCTCCGCTCCGACCTGCGCGCGAGCCTCTACGACGGGCTGGTCGCCCTCGCCATCACCGCCGTGGTCTTCGTCGTCATCTACCTCCGGATCAGGGCGAAGACCTCGTCCACCCTCACCGTCATGCCGTTCATGGCCGACGCGGGCGCCTTCTGGCTGTACTTCGTCAGCCAGGCGTTCGGCTGGTCCGCGCTGCTGTGGGCCTGGGGCACCGTCGTGCTCGGACTCCTCATGTCCGGACCCCGGCCCCGATGGCTGCCGCTCACCGGTCCCCGTCTCGAACGGCTGCACCGCACCACCAGCCTCAACACGATCGCCCTGATCGCCGCCCACGCGCTGTTCTTCGCCGCCGAGCTGATCCGGCACGACACCGACAGCTGGTACGGCCGCACCTGGACGGCCTTCGTGGAGACCTTCGTCCCCGGCGGCTACGACTCCGGTACCGGCGCCGTGGCCATCCCCGTCGGCCAGGCCGCCCTCTATCTCGCGATCCCGCTCGGGCTGCTCTTCTACGTCCGCCACCGCGTCGGCCCGAAGACCTGGCGCGTCCTGCACCGGTGCATCCTCGTCATCTATGTGCTGAGCGTCTGGCACACCCTGCTGTACGGCACCAACGTCTGGTACGACGGCTGGTTCCGCACCACCGTCTGGCTGCTCCAACTCCCCATCGCCGCGCTGTTCCTGATCCGGATGCTGAGCCCCGCCCGGCGCTCGGAGCGCCTCGCCGCGGCCCGCGCCGCCGGGTCCCGTACCGTCTGGACACTGCGGCTGACCGTACGGATCGCCGCGGTCGCCGTCCTCGGCGTACTGCTGGCCGTACTGATCACCGGCCGCGACGGAGGCCGTGCAGAACCCCCCGCCGACACCACGTCCAGCCACACCGACCACGACTGA
- a CDS encoding SGNH/GDSL hydrolase family protein, translating into MSDQPEGIPHDRGAADGVARITVPLASELIRGALELERTAQGVLPHRLPARARAQCSDGQLAMAEAQPSGVRLVFRTRATTVELDTLPTKTRYVGAPPRPDGVYDLLVDGQLTDQGSATGGNAFIVDMLKGTTESRSGPVGTLRFTGLPDRVKEVEIWLPHNEVTQLVALRADAPVEAVPWEGRRVWLHHGSSISQGSDAASPSTTWPALAASLGGAELVNLGLGGGALLDPFTARALRDTPADLISVKIGINLVNTDLMRLRAFVPAVHGFLDTVREGHPTAPLLVVSPLLCPIHEDTPGPSVPDFGDLGAGRLRFRAEGDPAERAEGKLTLAVVREQLAGLVERRAVDDPHLHYLDGRELYGTADFDELPLPDQLHPDAATHRRVGERFAALAFGPGKPFAAGRTRAS; encoded by the coding sequence ATGAGCGACCAGCCCGAAGGCATCCCCCACGACCGCGGCGCTGCCGACGGCGTGGCCCGGATCACCGTTCCCCTGGCATCGGAACTCATCCGCGGCGCGCTCGAACTGGAGCGGACCGCCCAAGGAGTGCTGCCGCACCGGCTCCCCGCGCGGGCCCGCGCCCAGTGCTCCGACGGACAGCTGGCGATGGCGGAGGCCCAGCCGTCAGGGGTCCGGCTCGTGTTCCGTACCCGGGCCACCACGGTCGAACTGGACACGCTGCCCACGAAGACGCGCTACGTGGGTGCCCCGCCGCGACCCGACGGTGTGTACGACCTGCTCGTCGACGGGCAGCTGACCGATCAGGGCAGTGCGACCGGGGGCAACGCCTTCATCGTGGACATGCTCAAGGGCACCACCGAGTCCAGGTCCGGACCGGTCGGCACGCTCCGGTTCACGGGCCTGCCCGACCGGGTCAAGGAGGTCGAGATCTGGCTCCCGCACAACGAGGTCACCCAGCTGGTCGCCCTGCGCGCCGACGCTCCCGTCGAGGCGGTGCCGTGGGAGGGCCGCCGGGTCTGGCTGCACCACGGCAGTTCGATCAGCCAGGGGTCCGACGCAGCGAGTCCGTCCACGACCTGGCCGGCGCTGGCCGCGTCGCTCGGTGGCGCGGAGCTGGTCAACCTCGGTCTGGGCGGCGGCGCCCTGCTCGATCCGTTCACCGCCCGCGCCCTGCGGGACACCCCCGCGGATCTGATCAGCGTCAAGATCGGCATCAACCTCGTCAACACCGATCTGATGCGTCTGCGTGCCTTCGTCCCGGCGGTGCACGGTTTCCTCGACACCGTCCGCGAAGGGCATCCGACCGCGCCCCTGCTGGTCGTCTCGCCCCTGCTCTGCCCCATCCACGAGGACACTCCCGGCCCCAGCGTCCCGGACTTCGGCGATCTCGGCGCGGGCAGGCTGCGGTTCCGTGCCGAGGGCGACCCGGCGGAGCGCGCCGAAGGGAAGCTGACGCTCGCCGTCGTCCGGGAGCAGCTCGCCGGTCTGGTGGAGCGGCGGGCCGTCGACGACCCGCATCTGCACTACCTCGACGGCCGCGAGCTCTACGGCACGGCGGACTTCGACGAACTCCCGCTGCCCGACCAGCTCCACCCGGACGCCGCCACGCACCGCCGCGTCGGGGAACGCTTCGCCGCGCTCGCCTTCGGCCCCGGCAAACCCTTCGCCGCCGGACGTACCCGGGCGTCCTGA
- a CDS encoding response regulator produces the protein MIRLVVVDDHPIVRGGLRDTFADAEDIVVVGEAGDGAEGVERAKLLAADVVLMDLRMPRMDGVAATAALRDLLPSVRVLILTTFDSESDVLPAIEAGAIGYLLKDALPDELMRAVRAAARGESVLAPSVTQHLMGQVRRPGAGTLTDREKQVLQLVANGNSNREAATALFIGEASIKTHLQHIYGKLGVRDRAAAVAEGYRRRLLT, from the coding sequence ATGATCCGACTCGTGGTTGTCGACGACCATCCGATCGTGCGGGGCGGTCTTCGCGACACCTTCGCGGACGCCGAGGACATCGTGGTGGTCGGTGAGGCCGGGGACGGCGCCGAGGGCGTCGAACGTGCGAAGCTGCTGGCGGCGGATGTCGTGCTCATGGACCTGCGGATGCCCAGGATGGACGGCGTCGCCGCGACCGCGGCCCTGCGCGACCTGCTCCCGAGCGTCCGGGTGCTGATCCTGACCACCTTCGACAGCGAGAGCGACGTACTGCCCGCGATCGAGGCGGGCGCGATCGGATATCTCCTGAAGGATGCCCTGCCGGACGAACTGATGCGCGCTGTCCGCGCTGCCGCGCGCGGGGAGTCGGTGCTCGCGCCGTCGGTGACGCAGCACCTCATGGGGCAGGTGCGCAGGCCCGGCGCCGGCACACTGACCGATCGGGAGAAGCAGGTGCTGCAACTGGTCGCGAACGGCAACTCGAACCGGGAGGCCGCTACCGCGTTGTTCATCGGCGAAGCGAGCATCAAGACCCATCTGCAACATATCTACGGCAAACTCGGCGTTCGTGATCGAGCCGCGGCGGTGGCCGAGGGCTACCGCCGTCGCCTGCTCACATGA
- a CDS encoding prenyltransferase/squalene oxidase repeat-containing protein, translating into MLTALLLAVGTGVAFVTVAPAAADPVEDCTPTRGAVVAVDFAPFGGGVVRGCDLTPTTGYELLREGGFTTTGTQHDGPGFLCRIGHRSYASGTEYPTPDREDCVLTPQATAYWSYWIASPGQSRWRYSPLGAMSRTPKDGDVDAWVFGGTDVGGSTGRPSFTPDEVRAGGGVTPGPSVTPSATPSASPSPTGPSGSVDLDAAAEWVRGRLTDGDHIAVDGSDAPDHMLTTEAAFALAAADGPGTALDKVTAFMAGRTDAYAYPGGAGEAPDTNAAARLALLASATGGDPRDMGGHDLVGDLAKHVCDKGPDDGAGPECTAVGDFRSAGYADGQALAVLALLRAGLEPPAASVSRLAALQCEDGGVTSVLIRPGENCDGDPGTTGLVALVLDRAGGHTGTVDRAKRYLLGAQLASGAFPGYTGSTTGTAWTTGYAAQALRALGETGPADAAVGWLGTQQLPDGGFAFEEGGTDAAVYATSPAVLAGAGTSLLTLTREAPQPTGTPTGPTPPTSPPPSPTGPSSPTPTGPSPTPPTSPPPSPTGPSPTGPTTTPPPRPPGTTPDLRKGVAYLTGRANLVGGRYYESAGGGGRADFGLTIDGAYALAATGLDNDALRGVVDFLDTGEDVTGRAVHDWTGVGRGAVVGGALGKTALLAVAVGRDPRDFGGQDLVAALKDAVCKAPSTAPDRSCAAKGAYTYAQSVFSQSLGVIAQIRAGDEEAAREPLGYLRGLQRDSGAWPSLIPATGDADVDSTAMAAMAVDTADGGDPDRVVSRALAWIADQQLPDGGFPGAAGNSVNSAALAVQGLSLAPATYEAEITKALKFLASQQNRDGGFNVAKGGQPGSDLRASTQAVGGATGTPFGELTRDLTDTSPQPTRPGPGPTSSPGPDPSPSTPGIVTPGDPGGATGSGGANGANGNGGSGGSGNAAGSTGATGSGGSGSGTGGGSGTDGGTGAHGAAGDGGALASTGAQVGLFALLATGLVLAGWRTVVVARRRTAADGGTR; encoded by the coding sequence TTGCTGACCGCGCTGCTGCTGGCGGTGGGTACGGGCGTGGCGTTCGTCACGGTGGCGCCCGCCGCCGCCGATCCGGTGGAGGACTGCACGCCGACGCGAGGCGCGGTCGTCGCCGTCGACTTCGCCCCGTTCGGCGGCGGGGTGGTCCGTGGCTGCGACCTGACCCCGACCACGGGCTACGAACTGCTGCGCGAGGGCGGGTTCACCACCACCGGCACCCAGCACGACGGCCCCGGGTTCCTGTGCCGGATCGGGCACAGGTCGTACGCGTCGGGCACCGAGTACCCGACACCGGACCGTGAGGACTGCGTGCTCACCCCGCAGGCCACCGCCTACTGGTCGTACTGGATCGCCTCACCCGGGCAGAGCCGTTGGCGGTACAGCCCGTTGGGTGCCATGAGCCGTACCCCGAAGGACGGTGACGTGGACGCCTGGGTGTTCGGCGGCACCGATGTCGGCGGTTCCACCGGACGGCCCTCGTTCACCCCGGACGAGGTCCGCGCGGGCGGCGGTGTCACCCCCGGCCCCTCGGTGACACCGTCAGCGACACCATCGGCGTCCCCCTCCCCGACCGGGCCGTCCGGGTCGGTCGATCTGGACGCCGCCGCCGAGTGGGTGCGCGGCAGGCTCACCGACGGTGACCACATCGCCGTCGACGGGAGCGACGCGCCGGACCATATGCTCACCACGGAGGCCGCGTTCGCGCTGGCCGCCGCCGACGGCCCGGGCACCGCGCTCGACAAGGTCACCGCGTTCATGGCGGGCCGTACCGACGCCTACGCCTATCCGGGCGGCGCCGGCGAGGCACCGGACACCAACGCGGCGGCACGGCTCGCGCTCCTGGCGTCGGCGACCGGCGGCGACCCCCGTGACATGGGCGGGCACGACCTGGTGGGCGATCTCGCGAAGCACGTCTGCGACAAGGGACCCGACGACGGCGCGGGACCCGAATGCACCGCCGTGGGCGACTTCCGCTCCGCCGGGTACGCCGACGGGCAGGCCCTCGCGGTCCTCGCCCTGCTGCGCGCCGGGCTCGAACCGCCCGCCGCGAGCGTGTCCCGGCTGGCCGCGCTCCAGTGCGAGGACGGCGGCGTGACCAGCGTCCTGATCCGGCCCGGTGAGAACTGCGACGGCGATCCCGGGACGACGGGCCTGGTCGCGCTGGTCCTGGACCGGGCGGGCGGCCACACCGGCACCGTCGACCGGGCGAAGCGGTACCTGCTCGGCGCACAACTGGCGTCCGGCGCGTTCCCCGGGTACACGGGGTCGACGACCGGCACGGCGTGGACCACCGGCTACGCGGCGCAGGCGCTGCGCGCGCTGGGCGAGACCGGTCCGGCCGACGCGGCCGTGGGCTGGCTCGGCACCCAGCAGTTGCCGGACGGCGGCTTCGCCTTCGAGGAGGGCGGTACGGACGCCGCCGTGTACGCCACGTCCCCCGCGGTTCTCGCGGGCGCCGGAACGAGTCTGCTGACCCTCACCCGTGAGGCACCGCAGCCGACCGGCACGCCGACGGGCCCCACACCCCCCACAAGTCCCCCGCCGTCGCCCACCGGACCGTCGTCCCCCACCCCGACCGGCCCCTCACCCACACCTCCGACGAGCCCGCCCCCGTCGCCCACGGGTCCGTCACCCACGGGTCCGACGACGACACCGCCGCCCAGGCCGCCCGGTACGACCCCCGATCTGCGCAAGGGCGTCGCGTATCTCACCGGCCGGGCGAACCTCGTGGGCGGCCGCTACTACGAGTCGGCCGGCGGCGGTGGCCGGGCGGACTTCGGGCTCACCATCGACGGTGCGTACGCCCTGGCCGCGACCGGTCTCGACAACGACGCGCTGCGCGGGGTCGTGGACTTCCTCGACACCGGCGAGGACGTCACCGGGCGCGCGGTGCACGACTGGACCGGGGTCGGCCGCGGCGCTGTGGTGGGCGGCGCGCTCGGCAAGACCGCGCTGCTGGCCGTGGCCGTGGGACGGGACCCGAGGGACTTCGGCGGCCAGGACCTGGTCGCGGCGCTGAAGGACGCGGTGTGCAAGGCACCGAGCACGGCACCGGACCGTTCGTGCGCGGCCAAGGGCGCCTACACCTACGCCCAGTCGGTGTTCTCGCAGTCCCTCGGTGTGATCGCGCAGATCAGGGCCGGGGACGAGGAAGCGGCCCGGGAGCCGCTCGGGTATCTGCGGGGCCTCCAGCGGGACTCGGGCGCCTGGCCGAGCCTGATCCCCGCGACCGGCGACGCGGACGTGGACTCCACCGCGATGGCCGCGATGGCGGTGGACACCGCGGACGGCGGCGACCCGGATCGCGTCGTCTCCAGGGCGCTGGCCTGGATCGCGGACCAGCAGCTCCCGGACGGGGGTTTCCCCGGGGCGGCCGGGAACTCGGTCAACTCGGCGGCGCTCGCCGTACAGGGGCTGTCACTGGCTCCCGCGACCTACGAGGCCGAGATCACCAAGGCTCTCAAGTTCCTGGCGTCGCAGCAGAACCGGGACGGCGGATTCAACGTCGCCAAGGGCGGTCAGCCCGGTTCCGATCTGCGGGCCTCGACGCAGGCGGTCGGCGGGGCGACCGGGACGCCCTTCGGGGAGCTGACCCGGGATCTCACCGACACGTCCCCGCAGCCCACCCGGCCCGGTCCCGGACCCACGTCGTCACCCGGACCGGACCCCTCGCCCTCCACCCCGGGGATCGTCACCCCGGGCGACCCGGGCGGAGCCACCGGCTCCGGCGGAGCGAACGGCGCGAACGGGAACGGCGGTTCAGGCGGTTCGGGGAACGCGGCCGGGTCCACCGGCGCGACGGGCTCCGGCGGCTCCGGCTCCGGTACGGGCGGTGGTTCGGGAACCGACGGCGGCACGGGCGCCCATGGGGCGGCCGGGGACGGCGGGGCGCTCGCGAGCACCGGCGCCCAGGTGGGGCTGTTCGCCCTGCTCGCCACCGGACTCGTCCTCGCGGGATGGCGGACCGTCGTCGTGGCCAGGCGCCGCACGGCGGCGGACGGAGGAACACGATGA
- a CDS encoding ABC transporter ATP-binding protein, which translates to MTALEVRNLHKRYGRHIAVDDVSFTVEEGEIFGIIGPNGAGKTTTVECVAGLRTPDSGSVSVLGLDPVKDRAEVRERLGVQPQESGFPDAIKVAEALELYSSFYRDPADRRELLELLGLTEKRDTRYKALSGGQKQRLSIALALVGNPKVAILDELTTGLDPQARRDTWTLVEQVRDTGVTILLVTHFMDEAERLSDRIAVIDGGRVAAVDTPAGLIARSSAEQQVRFRVSQPLDRSVLTGLPDVTGVEITDDRWLVTGRGQLLSSVAGALARAQVVAEELRVDQRNLDDAFVAFTGRAPQTPEPSDRTVD; encoded by the coding sequence ATGACCGCATTGGAAGTGCGAAATCTGCACAAGCGTTACGGACGGCACATCGCCGTCGATGATGTCTCCTTCACCGTCGAGGAGGGGGAGATCTTCGGCATCATCGGGCCCAACGGCGCCGGCAAGACGACAACCGTCGAGTGTGTCGCCGGGCTGCGGACGCCCGACTCGGGCTCGGTCTCCGTGCTGGGACTCGACCCGGTCAAGGACCGGGCGGAGGTGCGTGAGCGGCTCGGCGTGCAACCGCAGGAGAGCGGCTTCCCGGACGCGATCAAGGTCGCCGAAGCCCTTGAGCTCTACAGCTCCTTCTACCGGGACCCCGCCGACCGGCGTGAGCTCCTGGAGCTCCTTGGTCTCACCGAGAAGCGCGACACGCGGTACAAGGCTCTCTCCGGCGGGCAGAAGCAGCGGCTTTCGATCGCGCTCGCCCTGGTCGGCAATCCGAAGGTCGCGATTCTCGACGAGCTCACGACGGGACTGGACCCGCAGGCGAGGCGCGACACCTGGACCCTTGTCGAGCAGGTCCGTGACACGGGCGTCACGATCCTCCTCGTCACGCACTTCATGGACGAGGCGGAGCGCCTCAGCGACCGGATCGCCGTCATCGACGGTGGCCGGGTCGCCGCGGTGGATACGCCCGCGGGGCTGATCGCGCGGTCGAGCGCGGAGCAGCAGGTCCGGTTCCGGGTGAGTCAACCGCTGGACAGGAGTGTCCTGACCGGGCTTCCCGACGTGACCGGTGTCGAGATCACCGACGACCGCTGGCTGGTCACCGGCAGGGGACAGCTGCTGAGCAGCGTCGCGGGGGCTCTCGCCAGGGCGCAGGTCGTGGCGGAGGAACTCCGCGTCGACCAGCGCAACCTCGACGACGCGTTCGTGGCCTTCACGGGACGCGCCCCGCAGACCCCGGAACCCTCCGACAGGACGGTCGACTGA
- a CDS encoding sensor histidine kinase, producing MAWKKEQLRVWDLLQLITPWLLLTISTAVYFSWVLPASGERFRPGGASVLGLVAVSVLWVLFGHTLPLRKKALRPVPAGIFFLGLLALCVTLMTYSDIFLVFTIAGFFHAYLLRPWPLGVLGVLATSVALNGSAMRVWADPTPDTLAEFLLIVAVQTAAIGVGILLTARSEPEERKREELVERLEAALHENAGLHAQLVAQARESGAQDERQRLAGEIHDTLAQGLAGIITQLQAAERSASTRGETDEHVARALRLARGSLTEARRSVRALAPQELGRAHLPDALRTLTGRWSREQGISARMEVTGTREPLSPAIEVSLFRVAQESLTNVAKHAGASRVGVTLSYTGTEVLLDVRDDGRGFTEGVGTGFGLTSMRQRVRGVGGHIEVQSAPGEGTSVSARVPAIAPGGTRAKGEDDR from the coding sequence TTGGCCTGGAAGAAGGAGCAGCTACGGGTCTGGGACCTTCTGCAACTGATCACACCGTGGCTGCTGCTGACGATCTCGACGGCGGTCTACTTCTCATGGGTGCTTCCGGCCTCCGGTGAACGCTTCCGGCCCGGGGGCGCGTCCGTCCTCGGGCTGGTCGCGGTCTCGGTGCTGTGGGTGCTGTTCGGTCATACGCTGCCCCTCAGGAAAAAGGCGCTCCGGCCCGTGCCGGCGGGCATCTTCTTCCTCGGGCTGCTGGCGCTGTGCGTCACCCTCATGACGTACTCCGACATCTTTCTCGTCTTCACCATCGCGGGCTTCTTCCACGCGTACCTGCTCAGGCCGTGGCCGCTGGGGGTGCTCGGAGTCCTGGCCACCTCCGTGGCCCTCAACGGCTCGGCTATGCGCGTGTGGGCCGACCCGACTCCGGACACGCTCGCGGAATTCCTCCTGATCGTCGCCGTGCAGACCGCGGCGATCGGGGTGGGCATCCTGCTGACGGCGCGCAGCGAACCCGAGGAGCGCAAGCGGGAGGAACTCGTCGAGCGGCTTGAGGCGGCACTGCACGAGAACGCAGGGCTCCATGCGCAACTGGTCGCCCAGGCCCGTGAATCCGGTGCGCAGGACGAACGGCAGCGACTGGCCGGCGAGATCCACGACACGCTGGCCCAGGGACTCGCCGGCATCATCACCCAGCTCCAGGCGGCGGAGCGTTCCGCGAGCACGCGGGGCGAGACGGACGAGCACGTCGCGCGTGCCCTTCGGCTCGCGCGCGGCAGTCTGACCGAGGCCAGACGGTCCGTGCGGGCGCTCGCTCCCCAGGAACTCGGGCGGGCGCACCTCCCCGACGCGCTGCGCACCTTGACCGGGCGCTGGTCGCGGGAGCAGGGGATCAGCGCGCGGATGGAGGTCACCGGGACCCGGGAGCCCCTGAGCCCGGCGATCGAGGTGTCGCTCTTCCGGGTCGCGCAGGAGTCGCTGACCAACGTGGCGAAGCACGCGGGGGCCTCGCGCGTCGGTGTCACGCTGTCGTACACGGGCACCGAGGTGCTGTTGGACGTGCGGGATGATGGACGCGGGTTCACGGAAGGGGTCGGCACCGGCTTCGGCCTGACGAGCATGCGCCAGCGCGTCAGAGGGGTCGGCGGTCACATCGAGGTGCAGAGCGCACCGGGTGAAGGGACATCCGTCAGCGCACGCGTTCCGGCGATCGCCCCCGGGGGCACGAGAGCGAAGGGGGAGGACGACCGATGA